GCATCACTTCCCACATCCTTAATCAGATTTAGAGCCTGTTCGCAGGTATTGATCAAATCTGTTTCGTAGCGGTTTAGTGGTTCAATAGCCAGTTTAATATTTGCTTTCTCAGCATCAGCGCAAAGTATCTGGAGATTTTTTACGACAGTAATCCATTGCTTGGTTTTTTCATCTTCCGGAACAAGATCAGCTCTTCCAACGGCAGAATAAATTGGCCCCGCGACAAGTGAACTTCCTAAAATTGGTGCTATATCGATCAGCTTTTTAATATATTCCAAGGATACAACCTGCTCCTTTCGATTGCCACGCAAATCCCTGCCCGGACCGGTTGCAGCACATACAGAGCGGCATTCCAAACCGTTATCGTCCAAAGCTTTTCGTATCAAAACAGGATCAATATTGGCAGGATCTTCCACAGCAATTTCTACAAAATCAAAACCCCATTCTTTAAACTTTGGAAAAAAGCTTATGCTCTCATTTGTAAAAGGAGAGGAAAACAAATAGGTATTGATACCGAATTTCATGAATCTGCGATTGAAAGTGTGTATTAAAGGTAGGAGGAAATTATCTCTTTTGCTGTTCAAAATAATGAACACCCTTTTTATCCCCCATTACAAAATCGGGCAAGCCGTCCTTATTCATATCTTCAATTTCAACATGCAGACCGCCTCCTGCCTCATTATCAATTTTATGCGTAATGAAGGTTGGTGTCTTTCCGGGTTTGAATTCATACCAATAAGTAACGGCAGCATCTTCCGCGCCCGGATCTCCCCCATTATGCGCATAATAACGTTTTCCTGTAACCAGATCCGGAAATCCGTCACCGTTTATATCTTTAAAACCCAGTCCGTGCGATTGGGAAAAATCTTTTGCGATTTCATGTTCTGTCCACGATCCGTCTTTCCCCTGCTCATGCCACCAGATTCCATAGTTATGCGCCGAAGAACTAATAACATCATTTAATCCATCCTGATTCACATCATAAACATACATTTGCGCACAATCCTGGCTCAAATTAGCCGGGTGAAATTTCCAGTTTGGCTTTTTAGGATCTGCCGTACCTTCCCACCAGCCATCTTTTACCAGCACATCTTTTTTACCATCACCATTAATATCTCCATAACCTAAGCCGTGGGTATATTTATGGGTAGCAATTTTTTCATCACTGCTGATAATGTTAAGTTCCCATTGTGTATCTGCTTTTTTTCTTGGTGGACTAAGCCAGATCACCTGTTTTTTCTCAGGATCATTGGCCAGTAAATCCAGCCGTCCGTCACCATCAATATCTACAAAAACAGGCGACTCGTTACCGATCGACGGATGAATTTCTCTTGCAACCCAATGCCCTGCTTTATTTTTAGGATTTTCATACCAGACGGCAGGATTTCCCGCAATATCGATCCGGATCAGATCAACCCAGCCGTCCTGATTTACATCCGAGCTAAAATCCAGAAACGAATCACTGTATCCATCTTTCCACGAAAAAGCTTTTACAGGCATGATCTCATGTTTCGTCCAGTTCGGAGCCTCAAACCAGTAAGCGCCGGCCAGAATATCTTTTTTACCATCCTTATTTACATCACCAACGGCAGCGCCTTCGGCTATAAAATCAGGTGTGACTTCATATTTTTTGAAAACGCCGCTGGAAACTTTCTTTTGGGCTTCGGCAACAAACCCTCCTGCCAGCATAAACTGCGCGAAACAAAACAATTGAGCGTATCTTATGTATTTCATGTTTTCAGGTGATTAAGTGGTCAGGAATATTATGGTGGTACTAAATTACTTTAACGAAAATGCATTTTCAATTGATTTAAGATCAACGCCTAAAACAGTTTTTGCAATTTTGTTCAAATCCGATTTTTCCCCTTCAAAGTGAAGAGTGCTGTGGCGATGGATAAGCTTTTCATTTTTCTTTAATAACATTACATTTGAGTTCGATTCGAGCTCGTAAAAGGGTCCCATTTGAGAGCCGTCTTCCAATGGACCATCATTATAGGCATTCAATGCATCCCCGCCAAATGGATCTTTATGGAGCTCCCAGGTTGACTTTAAATATTCTCCGTTCGATTCTAAATCATATAAAATGATGGTCAAAATACCCTTTTCAGCATCATAACTTCCGGCAACTTTCCTGGCAGATTTTGGAGATAAACCGATTTTACTTCTGAATTTTCCATCGGCTTTTAGAAACACAGCAGAATCTTTTACAACCAACCGATCGCCCGGAATATCTCCAAAATAATTTGAAGTCAATAATGGTTTCTCTGAATTGGTTTTGGAAAATGGGGCTACAATCGTTGTTTTTGTCGACGGTTTAAACATACCCAAAATCCAGATTCCCAGTGCACCCGTTTCCCTTTTCCAATCTTCACCCAAATTTGTTACAGCGTTTTCAGAAGTATAACCCGTAGTTTTTATATTGTCAAAATCCTGAACAGAAAGCAGATTTTTAATCTCAGATTTATTGATCATTGTAACCTCACGCTCAATCAACAGGTCAAATTTTGTGCCGATATTATTTTCAAGTGTAGTTTTTTTCTTGAATCTGACCGAAGAAGAATCCGAAGAAACTACATCATATGGCTCGGAATCAATTACCGCCGGCGTTTGCCAGTTTTCGTAAACAAATGATTTTCCCTTTTTGAAATAAACCGAAAACTGGCCGCCTTCGGGCGAAAACCAGAATCGGTCTTCGCCGCCTAAGGCATTAAAATGAGGTTTATTTTCGCCGCTTTTGATCAATTCATAATTCAGCCAGCCATAACTATTTCCGGAATCCCCGGCAGCTGTGCTGGTCATCACGCGTCCTTGATAATCTGCTACAACGATAGCCTGAGAATTTTCATCATCAGGAGATTCCAAAACGATAACCTGTTTGTATTTTTTCAAAAAAGCCAGGTCGTACCCAAAGGTACCTTCCTGGCCTGTTGCATTTTCTTCCACGCTATTTTCCTGCTTATTTTTTTTCTCCTGACAAGCCATGGCCGTCAGCATAATGAAGATATAAATTGAAATTTTATTTTTCACGATCATTTCACCCGATCAGATTATTCATGCAAATAATTACCATAGCCTACGATCAAAACGGAAAGAACAATAACCAAAATCCCGGCGACAATGGTCGCCAGCGTTTTTTTAGCAACACCTTTCCATTCATTCAAAACCAATCCCCACGTATTGGCAATTAAAATAATGAACGCCATATGCAAAATCCAGGAACTTGCACCATTGCCCAATTTACTTTCTCCCATACCGTAAAAGAAAAATTGAAGGAACCAGGTTGTACCGGCAAGTGCCGAAAAAATGTAGTTTGAGAGAAGCGGTGTGCTTTTGTCTGTATAATTATTAAAAGTTTTGTTCCGCGCGTTAAGCAGCATACACCAGATAAAATTGGTAGTCAAGCCGCCTAGTAAAATTACGATATAGGTTACGTTGTTTTGGAAAAGGAAATTTCCCTGTCCAGGATTTGCAGCCTGCCAGGTAGCATTTGCCTCTTCCGCCATTACTTTTCCGGCATCAATTCCAAAAGCAAAACAGGCGCTCAGAATACCTGAAATAATGGAAACAGTCAGTCCCAGTCCGATTTTAAATTCAGTATTACTTTCAGAAATAATACCGCTTTTTTTCAGGTCATTATCTTTCATCGCACCGGCTTTTCCACAAATGATAATACCGATTACGCAGACCAGTAAACCTAGTAAAACCAGTTGTCCCCAATTGCTATGGATCAAATCCGAAATCGAATCTTTACCCGTTTTTGGATTAAATTCGTAATAAACCGAAGGAATTAAAGCACCGAAAACTGAACATAAACCAAGAATAATCGAACTTCCGAGCGATACGCCCAAATACCTCACACCCAGACCATAAGTCAAACCGCCGATCCCCCAGAGCACACCAAAAAAGTAAGTCAGAAATAAAACGCCGCCATCTGTATGGGCGATGATATCCATGTAATCCGGAATGGTCAGATAGGCAGCCAGCGGTGGAACGATTAACCAGGAAAACAAACCACCTACAATCCAGTAAGTT
The nucleotide sequence above comes from Dyadobacter subterraneus. Encoded proteins:
- a CDS encoding sugar phosphate isomerase/epimerase family protein — protein: MKFGINTYLFSSPFTNESISFFPKFKEWGFDFVEIAVEDPANIDPVLIRKALDDNGLECRSVCAATGPGRDLRGNRKEQVVSLEYIKKLIDIAPILGSSLVAGPIYSAVGRADLVPEDEKTKQWITVVKNLQILCADAEKANIKLAIEPLNRYETDLINTCEQALNLIKDVGSDALGIHLDAFHMNIEEKDPALAILKAGSKLALLHASGSDRGTPGGDQINWERIFVALDKIDYAGDIVIESFTPDVKIIAKAASIWRKVEPSKESIAVEGLKFLRSLNL
- a CDS encoding FG-GAP repeat domain-containing protein encodes the protein MKYIRYAQLFCFAQFMLAGGFVAEAQKKVSSGVFKKYEVTPDFIAEGAAVGDVNKDGKKDILAGAYWFEAPNWTKHEIMPVKAFSWKDGYSDSFLDFSSDVNQDGWVDLIRIDIAGNPAVWYENPKNKAGHWVAREIHPSIGNESPVFVDIDGDGRLDLLANDPEKKQVIWLSPPRKKADTQWELNIISSDEKIATHKYTHGLGYGDINGDGKKDVLVKDGWWEGTADPKKPNWKFHPANLSQDCAQMYVYDVNQDGLNDVISSSAHNYGIWWHEQGKDGSWTEHEIAKDFSQSHGLGFKDINGDGFPDLVTGKRYYAHNGGDPGAEDAAVTYWYEFKPGKTPTFITHKIDNEAGGGLHVEIEDMNKDGLPDFVMGDKKGVHYFEQQKR
- a CDS encoding DUF6786 family protein, coding for MKNKISIYIFIMLTAMACQEKKNKQENSVEENATGQEGTFGYDLAFLKKYKQVIVLESPDDENSQAIVVADYQGRVMTSTAAGDSGNSYGWLNYELIKSGENKPHFNALGGEDRFWFSPEGGQFSVYFKKGKSFVYENWQTPAVIDSEPYDVVSSDSSSVRFKKKTTLENNIGTKFDLLIEREVTMINKSEIKNLLSVQDFDNIKTTGYTSENAVTNLGEDWKRETGALGIWILGMFKPSTKTTIVAPFSKTNSEKPLLTSNYFGDIPGDRLVVKDSAVFLKADGKFRSKIGLSPKSARKVAGSYDAEKGILTIILYDLESNGEYLKSTWELHKDPFGGDALNAYNDGPLEDGSQMGPFYELESNSNVMLLKKNEKLIHRHSTLHFEGEKSDLNKIAKTVLGVDLKSIENAFSLK
- the rhaT gene encoding L-rhamnose/proton symporter RhaT; protein product: MQALLGVLFHFIGGFASGSFYIPYKKVKGWAWETYWIVGGLFSWLIVPPLAAYLTIPDYMDIIAHTDGGVLFLTYFFGVLWGIGGLTYGLGVRYLGVSLGSSIILGLCSVFGALIPSVYYEFNPKTGKDSISDLIHSNWGQLVLLGLLVCVIGIIICGKAGAMKDNDLKKSGIISESNTEFKIGLGLTVSIISGILSACFAFGIDAGKVMAEEANATWQAANPGQGNFLFQNNVTYIVILLGGLTTNFIWCMLLNARNKTFNNYTDKSTPLLSNYIFSALAGTTWFLQFFFYGMGESKLGNGASSWILHMAFIILIANTWGLVLNEWKGVAKKTLATIVAGILVIVLSVLIVGYGNYLHE